A window from Drosophila kikkawai strain 14028-0561.14 chromosome 2L, DkikHiC1v2, whole genome shotgun sequence encodes these proteins:
- the Cog4 gene encoding conserved oligomeric Golgi complex subunit 4, producing MSVVDQLSALDLGTNGQVDETLQRIAEEEAKVNEKLEALLAKQCQIESKMSGIGRSLTLLHTVDSDSSKLNAQIVNTAQLAESVSAKVRRLDLARCRASECQQRVHDLIDLHLCSQGVIKAIGEEDYEKSAMHIARFLAMDQQLLRRTADDVQGSITSVSDAVKTLEDATEKTRVLIAKRFDEAVKSDDLASVERFFKIFPLIGCHRIGIEKFSTYICQKLASKAQKELRNAQDIAKAESRLQLAYADRLTAILENFARVVEVNQPIIEAFYGQASASLIDMVAILQHECDAEVKNLLMEFNKNRQIQYRSKQVNESTQKSAAGGGSVGSNSIQALGHYRKPSGGSVDKLNPKEIDAIIAEITVMHARVELYFRFMRRRLQVHIETCVPEKEQMEIMERYEKIMKNSDLRRQMQEILSTYLLLERYFMEESVLKAIGLDAYEPGQQCSSMVDDVFFILRKSIRRALTTQSINGTCAVINNVAACLDGDFVAALKAPLKNGYPSGYIDLAQAYNAIQTTLQQGKLHSSDADRVRGNFLVQLNNADISTEYIETLWQTMEQEIAGTFPQTSPVERQLLDSCLTELKAVRDTLKATVDFGMQQLRSSVIKPRLNPWINQFLNYSHNLNEEELAAYEAGETFVQFFIVQLDGLLNSFKSSLSPRNYDALVSILATEVTIQLERAIKKISFNRLGGLVLDQEVRALGSYLTGATSWSVRDKMTRISQIATLLNLDKISELSEYWSPENNKEMSTWHLTPNEVRTFLTLRSDFRIEDIKRLQL from the exons ATGAGTGTAGTGGACCAACTGAGCGCCCTGGACTTGGGCACAAATGGACAGGTAGACGAGACCCTGCAGAGAATAGCTGAAGAAGAG GCGAAAGTCAACGAGAAACTGGAAGCTTTGCTGGCCAAGCAATGCCAGATAGAGTCGAAAATGAGTGGCATTGGTCGTTCCCTGACGCTGCTGCACACCGTGGACAGTGATTCCAGCAAGTTGAATGCACAAATCGTAAACACCGCCCAGTTGGCCGAGTCTGTGAGCGCCAAGGTACGCCGGCTGGATTTGGCCAGGTGCCGGGCCTCTGAGTGCCAGCAGCGGGTTCACGACCTGATCGACCTGCACCTGTGCAGCCAGGGCGTGATAAAGGCCATCGGTGAGGAGGACTACGAGAAGAGTGCCATGCACATTGCTCGCTTCCTGGCTATGGATCAGCAGCTTCTGCGGCGCACGGCTGACGATGTCCAGGGCTCTATAACGTCGGTGAGCGATGCGGTGAAGACGCTGGAGGATGCCACGGAAAAGACACGAGTGCTCATAGCAAAGCGATTCGACGAGGCCGTCAAGAGCGATGATTTGGCTTCAGTGGAGAGATTCTTCAAGATATTTCCGCTTATAGGCTGCCATCGCATTGGCATTGAGAAGTTTTCCACATACATTTGCCAGAAGCTGGCGTCGAAGGCGCAGAAGGAGCTACGAAATGCCCAGGATATAGCCAAGGCCGAATCCAGGCTGCAGTTGGCGTATGCTGATCGCTTGACTGCCATTCTGGAGAATTTTGCGCGAGTCGTCGAGGTCAATCAGCCCATTATTGAAGCTTTCTATGGCCAAGC CTCTGCCTCCTTGATTGACATGGTGGCCATACTGCAGCACGAATGCGATGCCGAGGTCAAGAACCTGCTGATGGAGTTCAACAAGAACCGGCAAATTCAGTACCGCAGCAAGCAAGTGAATGAATCCACACAGAAGAGCGCtgcaggcggcggcagtgTGGGTAGCAACAGCATTCAGGCCTTGGGGCATTATAGGAAACCCTCTGGTGGTTCCGTGGACAAGCTTAATCCCAAGGAAATCGATGCCATCATTGCTGAGATCACCGTGATGCATGCCAGAGTCGAGTTGTACTTTAGATTCATGCGACGCCGCTTGCAG GTTCATATAGAGACTTGTGTGCCCGAGAAGGAACAAATGGAGATAATGGAGCGCTATGAGAAGATCATGAAAAACTCCGACTTGCGTCGGCAAATGCAAGAGATTCTGAGCACCTATTTGCTACTTGAAAG ATATTTCATGGAGGAAAGCGTCTTAAAAGCCATCGGCCTGGATGCCTATGAGCCCGGACAGCAGTGCTCCTCCATGGTGGACGATGTCTTCTTTATACTTCGCAAATCCATACGCCGAGCACTGACCACACAGTCCATCAATGGAACCTGTGCCGTCATCAATAATGTGGCCGCCTGTCTGGACGGTGACTTTGTGGCGGCACTTAAGGCACCCCTGAAAAATGGTTATCCATCGGGCTACATAGACCTGGCCCAGGCCTATAATGCCATTCAGACGACCCTGCAACAGGGCAAATTACATTCCAGTGATGCCGATAGGGTTCGTGGCAATTTCCTTGTCCAACTAAACAACGCCGATATCTCCACCGAGTATATTGAGACTCTGTGGCAGACGATGGAGCAGGAAATCGCTGGTACATTTCCACAAACCTCGCCGGTGGAGCGACAATTGCTGGACAGCTGCCTCACAGAACTGAAGGCTGTGCGGGATACCCTGAAGGCCACCGTTGATTTTGGCATGCAGCAACTCAGGTCCAGTGTTATCAAGCCGCGACTCAATCCCTGGATTAATCAGTTCTTGAATTATAGTCACAATTTGAATGAG GAGGAATTGGCTGCCTACGAGGCTGGCGAGACTTTTGTTCAGTTTTTCATTGTGCAACTGGATGGGCTGCTCAATTCCTTCAAGAGCTCCCTGAGTCCCAGGAACTATGATGCCCTGGTCAGTATTCTAGCCACCGAAGTAACAATTCAATTGGAAAGGGCTATAAAGAAAATTAGCTTCAACAGA CTGGGCGGCCTGGTTCTCGATCAAGAGGTCCGCGCCTTGGGTAGTTACCTAACTGGCGCCACATCCTGGTCTGTACGAGATAAAATGACGCGCATTTCTCAAATAGCCACGCTTTTGAATCTGGACAAGATTTCAGAGCTCTCCGAGTACTGGAGTCCCGAGAATAACAAGGAAATGTCCACCTGGCACTTGACGCCCAACGAAGTTCGCACATTTTTAACCCTAag AAGCGACTTTCGTATAGAAGACATCAAACGGCTGCAGCTTTAG
- the LOC108077078 gene encoding alpha-ketoglutarate-dependent dioxygenase alkB homolog 6: MDFTGFEVRKCPPTVMYIPNFITSEEEQRILSHIERTPKPRWTQLLNRRLVNYGGIPHPNGMIAEEIPEWLQTYVDKVNNLGVFESPQNANHVLVNEYLPGQGILPHTDGPLFYPIISTISCGSHTVLEFGKRETEEDQQAAPREVLFKLLLEPRSLLILKDTLYSDYLHSIAENNEDVLCDRICNYDLCENTYKIGDHLVRRSPRISLTIRNVPKTSKMKLKFC, encoded by the exons ATGGACTTCACGGGCTTCGAAGTGCGCAAG TGCCCGCCGACTGTCATGTACATTCCTAACTTCATCACAtccgaggaggagcagcgcaTCCTCAGCCACATTGAGCGTACACCCAAGCCGCGCTGGACCCAGTTGCTCAACCGGCGGCTGGTCAACTATGGCGGCATCCCGCATCCCAATGGCATGATTGCCGAGGAGATACCCGAGTGGCTGCAGACCTACGTGGACAAGGTAAACAATCTGGGCGTCTTCGAGTCGCCGCAGAATGCCAACCATGTGCTGGTCAATGAGTATCTGCCCGGGCAGGGCATCCTGCCCCACACGGACGGACCGCTCTTCTATCCTATTATATCGACGATCTCGTGCGGGTCACACACTGTACTGGAGTTTGGTAAGCGGGAAACCGAGGAGGATCAACAGGCGGCTCCCCGTGAGGTGCTCTTCAAGCTGCTGCTGGAACCGCGCAGTCTGCTTATCTTGAAGGACACTCTGTACAGCGACTATCTGCACTCCATAGCGGAGAACAACGAGGATGTGCTCTGCGATCGCATTTGCAACTATGATCTGTGCGAGAATACCTACAAGATTGGCGATCACCTAGTTCGCCGCTCGCCACGCATTTCCCTCACCATCCGCAACGTGCCCAAGACGAGCAAGATGAAGCTCAAGTTTTGCTAG
- the LOC108077077 gene encoding uncharacterized protein encodes MQKAIKKELSFSLDTLERYRAKYGRSASLDTNGGIAVAALTDGEPVTAALSPPAPPPPSVFTKSYSPPKLTKLQELQQKKEAYLRAKEHEREMEQLQRTERRAATSTNGLDAPKPKTGSPTKTSPTPNGTSTAAAAATKSSSPAGYSNWSNHHATLCSQPWVAISELMYFCDKYEFTTLSTRDLRTHQEIVAEVRALLSGKAPFDQRTRFPGNIHDPENLWVCIGRCASVEYHLQRIISIFRKPLNQLTPDKQRTVRQNFHLAVSELRLDISARISEVRLYDRLVFEREFRLEWQEAEA; translated from the coding sequence ATGCAGAAGGCTATCAAGAAGGAGCTTAGCTTCTCGCTGGACACGCTGGAGCGTTACCGGGCCAAGTATGGACGCAGTGCCTCGCTGGACACAAATGGCGGCATTGCTGTGGCAGCCCTCACGGATGGGGAGCCGGTGACGGCAGCCTTATCGCCGCCTGCCCCACCACCTCCTAGCGTCTTCACCAAGTCCTACTCGCCACCAAAGCTAACCAAACTCCAGGAGTTGCAGCAGAAGAAGGAGGCCTATCTGAGGGCCAAGGAGCATGAGAGGGAAATGGAACAGCTGCAGCGTACGGAGCGACGAGCGGCCACATCCACAAATGGCTTGGATGCACCCAAACCCAAGACAGGCAGTCCCACAAAGACTTCTCCCACTCCCAATGGCACTTcgacagctgctgctgcagccacAAAGTCCTCCAGCCCGGCGGGCTACTCCAACTGGTCCAACCATCATGCAACTCTCTGCTCCCAGCCCTGGGTGGCCATTTCGGAGCTGATGTACTTCTGCGACAAGTACGAGTTCACCACCCTGAGCACGCGCGATCTGAGGACACACCAGGAAATCGTGGCGGAGGTGCGGGCCCTGCTGTCGGGCAAGGCGCCTTTCGATCAGCGTACCCGGTTTCCCGGCAACATTCACGATCCGGAGAACCTGTGGGTATGCATTGGTCGCTGTGCCAGCGTAGAGTACCATCTGCAGCGCATCATCAGCATCTTCCGGAAGCCACTAAATCAGCTCACGCCCGACAAGCAGCGAACAGTGCGCCAGAACTTCCATCTGGCGGTAAGTGAGCTCCGGCTGGACATCTCGGCGCGGATAAGCGAGGTGCGCCTGTACGATCGCTTGGTCTTTGAGCGAGAGTTCCGGCTGGAGTGGCAGGAGGCGGAGGCCTAA
- the Myo31DF gene encoding unconventional myosin ID, protein MAMQREAGVQDFVLLDHVSMEKFMDNLRKRFQVGSIYTYIGEVCVSMNPYRQMNIYGPETIRKYKGRELFENAPHVFAIADAAYRVLKQRQQDTCILISGESGAGKTEASKIIMKYIAAVTNAQGQNEIERVKNVLIQSNAILETFGNAKTNRNDNSSRFGKYMDIEFDYKADPVGGIITNYLLEKSRVVQQQPGERNFHSFYQLLRGANDNELRQYELQKETGKYHYLNQGSMDILTEKSDYKGTCNAFKTLGFSADEVQTIWRTVAAILHLGNVEFQTIEDELVITNKQHLQSTAKLLQVTESELSTALTKRVIAAGGNVMQKDHNATQAEYGKDALAKAIYDRLFTWIISRINRAILFRGSKTQARFNSVIGVLDIYGFEIFDSNSFEQFCINYCNEKLQQLFIELVLKQEQEEYQREGIEWTNIDYFNNKIICDLVEQPHKGIIAIMDEACLSVGKVTDDTLLGAMDKNLSKHPHYTSRQLKPTDKELKHREDFRITHYAGDVIYNINGFIEKNKDTLYQDFKRLLHNSKDANLSEMWPEGAQDIKKTTKRPLTAGTLFQRSMADLVVTLLKKEPFYVRCIKPNDIKSSTVFDEERVQHQVRYLGLLENVRVRRAGFVNRQRYDKFLLRYKMISHYTWPNFRSGSERDGVRVLIEEKGFAQDVKYGHTKIFIRSPRTLFALEQQRNEMIPHIVILLQKRVRGWIARRNYKKMKAAIAIMRAYKTYKLRSYVQELANRFRNAKQMRDYGKSIQWPQPPLAGRKAEAKLHRMFDFWRAYMILRKYPRSEWPQLRLQIIAATALAGRRPYWGQQRRWLGDYLANSQDNSGYDAYSTNVRNMKNQLASANANGAESFRQVLFSGFVKKFNRHNKQADRAFIVTDTTIYKLDGIKKKFRNLQRSIGIRELTSISITPGRDQLVVFHSPKNNDLVFSLQGEHTTLKEDRIGELVGIVCKKYHDITGTELRVNVSNNIACRLGDKARTIVVEAASNVEIPNFRHNAGNIIFEVPASYCV, encoded by the exons ATTCCAAGTTGGTTCCATCTACACATACATCGGCGAGGTGTGCGTCTCGATGAATCCCTACAGACAGATGAATATCTATGGCCCGGAGACGATCCGCAAGTACAAGGGCAGGGAGCTGTTCGAGAATGCTCCGCATGTGTTTGCTATTGCCGATGCCGCTTACAGGGTGCTCAAGCAGCGCCAGCAGGACACGTGTATCCTGATTTCGGGAGAATCTGGAGCCGGCAAAACTGAGGCCTCGAAGATCATTATGAAGTACATAGCGGCAGTGACGAATGCACAGGGACAGAATGAGATTGAAAG AGTCAAGAACGTACTCATCCAGAGCAATGCTATCCTGGAGACCTTCGGCAATGCCAAGACGAATCGCAACGACAACTCCAGCCGCTTCGGCAAGTACATGGACATTGAGTTCGACTACAAGGCGGATCCGGTGGGTGGCATCATCACAAACTACCTGCTGGAGAAGTCGCGAgtggtgcagcagcagcctggGGAGCGCAATTTCCACAGTTTCTATCAG CTACTCCGCGGTGCCAATGACAACGAACTGCGGCAATATGAACTCCAGAAGGAGACGGGCAAGTACCATTACTTGAACCAGGGTAGCATGGACATTCTGACAGAGAAGTCTGACTACAAGGGCACTTGCAATGCCTTCAAAACGCTGGGTTTCTCGGCGGATGAAGTGCAGACTATTTGGCGAACTGTGGCGGCCATTCTCCACCTGGGAAATGTGGAATTTCAGA CCATTGAGGACGAGCTGGTGATCACCAACAAGCAGCATTTGCAGTCCACCGCCAAGCTCCTTCAGGTCACTGAATCCGAGCTCTCCACTGCGCTGACCAAGCGCGTCATTGCCGCTGGTGGTAATGTCATGCAGAAGGATCACAATGCCACACAGGCGGAGTACGGCAAGGATGCGTTGGCCAAGGCCATCTATGATCGTCTGTTCACATGGATCATCTCGCGCATCAACCGGGCAATCCTTTTCCGCGGCAGCAAGACCCAGGCTAGGTTCAACTCCGTCATTGGAGTGCTGGACATCTACGGCTTTGAGATCTTTGACTCGAACAGCTTTGAACAGTTCTGCATCAACTACTGCAATgagaagctgcagcagctctTTATAG AACTGGTGCTTAagcaggaacaggaggagTACCAACGCGAGGGCATCGAGTGGACCAATATTGACTACTTCAACAACAAGATCATTTGCGATCTCGTCGAGCAACCGCACAAGGGCATCATAGCCATCATGGACGAGGCCTGTCTCAGCGTGGGCAAGGTCACCGACGACACCCTGCTGGGTGCCATGGACAAGAACCTGAGCAAGCATCCTCATTACACAAGCCGCCAGCTGAAACCCACCGACAAGGAGCTGAAGCATCGTGAGGACTTCCGCATTACCCACTATGCCGGCGATGTGATTTACAATATCAATGGCTTCATCGAGAAGAACAAGGACACGCTGTATCAGGACTTCAAGCGCCTCCTGCACAACTCTAAGGATGCCAATTTGAGCGAGATGTGGCCTGAGGGGGCCCAGGACATCAAGAAGACCACCAAGAGGCCGCTCACTGCTGGCACTCTGTTCCAGCGTTCCATGGCCGACCTGGTAGTGACACTGTTGAAGAAGGAACCCTTCTATGTGCGCTGCATCAAGCCCAATGACATCAAGAGCTCGACGGTGTTCGACGAGGAGCGAGTGCAGCACCAGGTGCGCTACCTTGGTCTCCTGGAGAATGTGCGGGTGCGTCGCGCTGGTTTCGTAAATCGCCAGCGTTACGACAAGTTCCTGCTGCGCTACAAGATGATCTCGCACTACACCTGGCCCAACTTCCGGTCGGGCAGCGAACGCGACGGAGTCCGTGTGCTCATCGAGGAGAAGGGCTTCGCCCAGGACGTCAAATACGGTCACACGAAGATCTTCATCCGCTCGCCTCGCACCCTGTTCGCCTTGGAACAGCAGCGCAACGAGATGATCCCTCACATTGTGATCCTCCTCCAGAAACGGGTGCGTGGATGGATTGCCAGGAGGAACTACAAGAAGATGAAGGCGGCCATTGCCATTATGCGGGCATACAAGACGTACAAGCTGCGCAGCTACGTCCAGGAACTGGCCAATCGCTTCCGCAATGCCAAGCAGATGCGTGACTACGGCAAGAGCATCCAGTGGCCACAGCCGCCGCTCGCCGGCCGCAAGGCAGAGGCCAAACTGCATCGCATGTTTGATTTCTGGCGTGCTTACATGATCCTGCGCAAGTATCCACGCAGCGAGTGGCCCCAGCTCAGGCTGCAGATTATTGCCGCCACTGCTCTGGCCGGCCGGAGACCCTACTGGGGTCAGCAGCGTCGCTGGCTGGGCGACTATCTGGCCAACTCACAGGATAACAGCGGCTACGATGCCTACTCCACCAATGTGCGGAATATGAAGAACCAATTGGCCAGTGCAAATGCCAATGGGGCGGAATCCTTCCGCCAGGTGCTGTTCTCCGGCTTTGTGAAGAAGTTCAACAGGCATAACAAGCAGGCGGATCGTGCCTTCATCGTCACCGATACGACTATATACAAGCTGGACGGTATCAAGAAGAAGTTCCGCAACTTGCAGAGATCTATTGGGATAAGAGAG TTGACTTCTATTAGCATAACGCCTGGTCGGGATCAACTGGTGGTCTTCCACTCCCCCAAGAACAATGACTTGGTGTTCTCCCTGCAGGGCGAACACACCACCCTGAAGGAAGATCGCATTGGTGAGCTGGTGGGCATTGTTTGCAAAAAATACCATGA CATCACCGGCACCGAGCTAAGGGTGAACGTGAGCAACAACATAGCCTGCAGACTGGGCGACAAGGCCCGCACCATTGTAGTGGAGGCGGCGTCCAATGTGGAGATACCCAACTTCCGTCATAATGCTGGCAACATTATCTTCGAGGTGCCAGCGTCGTATTGCGTTTAA